CACGCAGATACCTACCTAATTGTAACACTCAAAGTGGGTCTCCTTCTTTTTGGGTTCTTGGTTCCCATGGTGGCAGATAATCTTCGGTGAGGCtttgtggcaagagccactttagatgagttacTTGCAAATTCGGGCCTGATCTTCTTTTTCGAGTACTCGTAGCGGTCAATAGTTACCAACCcctccgttcatcgatctgcttctacAATTCGAGGGGCAGCCAGATTTTCGGCCGGCACTTCCAAACGTGACGACGTGAGTAGCACCGAGAAAAGAacacttttgatggcagcccaatgctcaacAATATTCGGGctgctcagtatatctgccatccCATCAGCAAGAAGGCTCGCTCACTATccagcgacagctggatcgatGTTAAATTTGGAGGGTCGAAGCTCACAAGGAAGTGATCATGAGATGGTGATCCCGTTCGAGGCATATCCATGAgtaaggtgttatcagagccctgtgtgtaattgctcatagaaagtatcCTCCTAaactatatcgaaagtctccgttggtgcatagcactgtacaattgtgacgcctcttaatctggaccggaatcttggagGCAgtagtctgtcagaaaccagctccAAGGTCAAGAGAATGCACCGTGcgatagccgtcagaaacatcCCGACACCGGATTGGCATCTGCTAgcacttgactttccagagtacaaaggcACATTGCAGTAAGTGGGGCAAGAAGcaaaggagtactctccaaagtcGCAGCCccttacttcgcttaagcctagaatgtccagcttatatcgctggagttcccgctcaagttggagaaagcgagcattctgaggaccctcgttgTCGTTGTCGAGCAGCATGCATACATTCCAGCAACCAATTATGGCCAAAGGTCTAGGCCATGAGGTCAGTCTCTATCTGAGacattgttgacatttcggtagcaataacgtttcaaaatttggaggttactagtccacaaatttctatcccttttagtcgcttcttacgacaagcaggaaagacTTTGAGGGTATTCTTAAGTCCCAAATCACAGGGCGCAATCATTGCAAAAAGACCCCCGAGAAGTGTATATGACGCGATTTGCGAGTATTtaaaacttcttcaaaaatcaaACCTTTTCACATGTCCCTTTTGATTGCGTTGTGACCCGAATTGGGGGAATCGAGGGTAATAGTGTCCACTTGCGTATAGGCTCGAATCAGTTTGTGCTTCTTTTTTGGATTGCAGTTTTCGAACGCATCCTGGAAAAGTAACTATTCAATACGTTTTTTTGCTTGAATTAAAAAACTCATAATTCTTAAAGATAGATACATCGTTTAATCTAAATAtacattttttgatattttttttaaaacataaTTTCACAAATTGCTTATCGCCAAGAAAACTCTttaaagttttcagtcttacaaggtgtgtgtgtgtgtgtgtggtggggagaagctacagcttctgagcactcaggccgtggtggcccattgtactcgcgtcccccgtctaacggaatattccggattcattaacgtatcgtaggatttccgttagtggatgtgatgctacccgtcgtaattggagaacatcggcgccaaagatttgatgcctgatgcgtccataggcggggcattcacataggaaatgctccgtggattccgcttcctcattacaggagggacacgtatcatcttcggtaattcctattctgaacatatgcccagctagtgaattatggcctgtcagaatgcccacaatacacctgcaagtcctcctgcttttcgacaggataaactttgcggtacgtatgttgggttctggcaggaaaagtttggtgtgtcgagcagcattaaggctctgccacctgtcattatgggaaacttgttcccagtttttgaaaacagatttagccaatgctactgataccccaattgctggctccggtcccggcataggggagattgacccctctttcgctaaagcgtccgagatttcatttccttctatgccacagtgaccaggtacccagagtagttccaccgtattgaatctagacatagaattcaaacggtttctgcattcctgaacgattttcgaggtgatcaaaggactgctcaatgccctcagtgcagcttgactgtcactgcagattgcgatgtgcctgcccttcaaccgctcgtcaatcacccagtttgccacccttaggatcgcataaacttcggcttgaaaaaccgttgcatattgtcccaaaggaaaagcccacttctcgtttttattcgagaggtagactccggctccagaaccctcttctgtttttgagccatcggtgtagaagacttccgtatatccctccacgcattcctctgggtcttcccagtcctctctacgcttcagagtaactacatatcttctaccaaacagatgtatggggacacgagaatcggaaggcattgtaagaactggattcagtcctcccagtaactcttccaatgctctgtgccccccacatccgttgttttcccatagatctaatcgaattagcctatgagctgctctcattgcagtgctttgaataaatatatccaggggctgcaaattgagtagtgcattcagagctgcgccggatgtcgtgctcatggcaccagtgatacccagacaaacagttctttgcagtgcagctagtttacggtgaaaacctttttgtctcactttaacccaccacactacggatgcatatacgaacatcggcctaatgatggcaacgtatatccacattaccacatgaggcctgagtccccatgtcgaggcaaaggtccgtctgcacagcccataagctgtgagagctcgtttcatctttacctctacatgtttgttccaaagaagctttttatctagtgtaacccccaggtatttcacttcttcagagagttgaagggtagtacccctcatctcagggagacaaagtccatccagttttctcctttttgtgaataaaaccattgtggttttatttggattaactgacaaaccttgtctaaggcaccagctgtctatcaaatcaacggcacgctgtatacaacgtaataaaataataattatctgCCAAACttgtttttataaatttataaactgagttctttcatattttgtatttatttctaAAATATCGGGAATAGTTTTGCTTTTACTTATCTCTTTCtgtcataattacttaattttcAAAGAGTATTTTAAGTTCCATTTGCCTGAGTCTATTTGAGTATAGAAGAGCATTAGTAACTGCTGGTTTCTTCTACTCTAAAACAAATCTACTCTCCCAGCACCTTTGAAAAATACTCTCAAATTCTTTACGGATGACAGTATCTCCTAGAATAAATCCCATATCGACTGTATTCCCCAAGTAATCAATGGATGTTCCAATGTAGACCATATTATCAGTTACTATGTAGTTGAGATTATCGGCACAACAAGGGCTAGCTTTGTGGTACGTAATCCAACGTTTCTGTAAATAAATAAGAATTGCATTAGAAAGGAAACGTTCCTGATCCCATACTATCCATTGATTCATCTTATCTCCTATCAGAAGAACCTGTCCGAAGTttgaaaatacaaaaatttgaaaagctgCATACTAACCTGGATATTGGAACTAGATGCATTTTGCAAACGGCCGTCGTTCTCAACTCTTTGGAAATAATCTCTCCAGGGAAGTAGCCATTGTAAGGAGACGTTACTTTCACTACCAGTCTTTTCCAAGGCGAAATCGATACGACGCCAGTACCTGCAAAAGGACATATTGTTGAGTGTTTTTACATTTGTCACTTAAGGCACTGAAGCGAGACCGATCTAAGTTTTATTGTTCAAAATATACTGTCTGTGGACAACATAGTGAACCGTGCTAAAAATCCTTTTACGTTTGACCTCCAGTTGATTAAAACCAGTGGAAAGTTAATTTAGATACTGTTTACTTTCGAAGTGAATACCGtaagttattaactttatatcgATAAGTATTTCGGAAGAGTTTCGATTTTTACCAGTAACCAAATCTCAAGAAATTGTGGCTTGATATGATTTAAATTAGATGAATACAAGCAAAGATGATGGAAACAATCACATTCTACTTCGATAATATAGTTGCCATTCATACCTTGGTGGGATATAGTGCATCACCACACTTCCGCCCCaacgctcgcggttacctgaaatgagcTTCAGCTCGCGCCACAACTtctcgagacgctcgcactcctcctctacagttctgcgccaagtgcccttgggagaGTAGATCTCATTGCATGCGCAACCCGGAAAGCAATTGTCGcgcctccttaaagtgtgacctacccactgccactacCGTCTTCCGAACACAGTGCGCAGGCCTGTACGCCGATCAAGATGTTCGTTTGATGTAGTGTGAGGCCAGCGAACTCCGATGGCACGActtagacaggtattgacgaaagcttggagccttTGGGTAAaagtggaattcactttccatgtgctatcctcatatagcaatacagacaGAACagacacagaacagtctcaacttgatcttggttgatagacaagtagcttcctccaaactacaattttattttattatgtatatatatatttcgggagcaacttactcccttcatcagtacaaagcttgctcccgaaatatatatatacataataaaataaaattgtagtctgaagtaagctactggtctatcaattttagacttaactacaactagaagacaatatctaacatttttgatcttggtgttgagataactgtatttgcGGATACTAGACAGGGTTTtcgatatataaattgatcgatgtCTTTAATGCTCTGCCGagcaatgcagatagggagagtgcgatgacccgtcagaccttggttttgttggtgtttttcctccaaatccagagtcatttggccaaggtccatgaccgggggagagagtaaacagatgccatcagcgcagtcgagatatttgagaaaatatgtccttgtccattgaactcctccacgttctccgggcaaggcagcatgaaaaacgtaaccgatcacaaaaagaaataatatcggtgataagatgcaaccctggcggactccgcttcggACCTCCGAAACTTTGCGTTAGTGCAGCATTgtttacgctatcgaaagttttctcaaaaCCAGTGAACACCAGGTGAATCGAAGATCTACACTCCCAAAATTTCTGTAcgggtggaagcagcagatcaacAGGAAAtgcaggtgcagtgataaataactaaGAGACCGTCAAACTCagcagctttactccgtttgtatTAATGATTTCTCCTCTGCTTGGGGGGCCTGTCCGTATCCGCTTGTTAcgatgactaaccatttcattcacaagggtAGtagcttcaccggatgtgatacggtcaagaactgtggtgaagtgttcttttcacccCTTCAATTGTTCATCGTCATGATTGATAAGTCCACCGTTGACGTCTTccccaggaccatcgaaagacccCGTTAGATAGGGGTATCGAGTGCAATtgaccactagggtctgagagctcagaggctttgcttcCCCTCCTCCTCATACACACACGCACACATGGGCTATTTCAAATTGCTCTTAAGGTTATTATACTTCAAAACGCAATACTTACAATGAGTTAGGTTTCGTAAAAGTTGAGATGTGTATAAAGCGTTTAGCCTGCGAAATCGTCCTAAGGACAGGGTCTAGGTTATTTGTCTGGCTAGAATTCAGGGTagtcatctgaaaaaaataagacaATAAGAAAATGTATTGAAGTCATTGTAATAAATAGAGTCGGTTCCTTAGCCAACTTTAAAAACTTCAGATTAAAACAGAGAATAAGtggttgtgtgaaacaaaaccttattaaaatcggtttactgtctgtctgtctaccataACCGCTTTCTCACAAACGGTTACaactattgatacgaaatttgttgGAACTGTAAATCTCCTCGCATTCAGTGAGAGAGGACTGAACTTTTTTTTCTGCGAATTTATTCAAATCAAaggaaagatctcgattagtaccttccACGGTTCATTTTTGGCATTTGATGCATCTTCGGCGAAGCCAGTAAACAATTTGAtgccatcaatggttgatttgactttgcggaacccatactgccgatctgaaaggccgtccTGGCTCTCAACCaccaggagtaatctattatagattaataataataataataatcattgacgccacaatccatatttgatcagggccttgaagtgtgttagagcacttcactcaagaccgtaatggtacactacagtacactgtaggaggcaatgtggttaacattgcgctcgcccgagattattaccctgatttgactcaggtactcattcagagttgattcgactggtatctgacctcaaatcacgatacaaatcccactgtcaccactgagatttgaaccgtgaccttccgtacgacagccctgtgctctaaccactcagctatccggacacattatagattacccacttTAACGTTTTTCCAACGGTGTTccgaagacatatgggtctgtatgaggatgattcacctGGAGGATTACCAGGACAaaaagaagtaccaacttctgcggCTTCCATTTCGCTGGAAATATCGcctcgaacatgcacgcttcgaacaactcatcaaacatgtccggtctggattgcccggcaagcttaagggccttattcggtgctTCGTCCAAGCCAggggctttgttgtctccttttctaccgcagatctctagCAACTTATCTctagtgactggcggaattaccgtcacattcaggggtggCTCGAATGTGTCAGTGcgctcctcttgctgggggagtaACCCCAGGATGGAACACATGATCTGCGGAGTTGGACGGCCTCTTAATcgcccccacgggtttacgtccgcttctgaccAGGGCTTTTCATTTgctcttgcttcgctgaatgGCGAGGTTGAGGGtttcatttcctcttgcttcgctgaatgGCGAGGTTCAAGGTTTTgcaggctgccttataggcgctttttttttgcccttgatcaattctacctaccgccttctgagccgctcttctggttcgctggcaggctgatcgaagactggccaCCATTCCATTCCACCATTAGTTTGGTCTTAAACTGGGGAATGGGCACCTCTTAGGCAtgaacgcgtcacatgccttgacGGTGCATAGGAgcacctgctttatcaggttacTCTAACCATACTTCTATGAAGGTCTTATCGAAAGCTTTTGCAGATAAGCCTGAAATCTTACTTGGCAattacctttggacttcgttcgCTTAcggcatttcctcgaattcagacgatgtcaaacttggtgggaggTTGCAGCTGTATGTATatacaccgcttattttcgcccacacaaagccattggctgcctgacttgcagtagaTTGTagggcctgtcgaccgcaacaatgacgaattcgcacttttgctttttcttttacttttttgttggtaactttagttcatccattgttttcgttcgtcttgggttcTGCaacattcgctgtatgctttccctGGGAATATTCattggtcactgcaggctaagcTATCACCtgtggaagctagggatatctacgggcatTATCTGTAGGTTCTGTGTGGttctgtcggttataggttCAAGCgatatactatagtttataggtatactattACCAGTAAAGGGCTACGAATTTTCTTTTATGACGCAGCGCGTTATCCCTTGATTATTAGTACCATTAGAACAAAGAAAAATGCTAAGCGACACTAAATGCAGGAGgctattttttaagaaaatccaagaatttaataaaatgaatttgGTACGATCTAGAAACAAGCTCTTCAATTTAAAATCAGAACGCAGCTTGACTTACCGATACAAATCTGTTCGAATCATTTTTCCCATTCACGTGGAAAGCCAACGGAGTTTGAGTATTCGCCATTTTCACTTCGTAAAAGacgttgaaaattttcaatgcaTCTTCCGCCAAAAGGGGGCAATTTCTTGCTAAAAGCCCCAGGTTACTTCCCTGaaataaaattccaaatataTCATTTTCATTGAATAACCCTTAGTCATATTAGTTTGATATTTGATAAAGCAGGAGAGTGTCGATCAACGTgggatttttcaaataattgttCTTACAGTACTCTTAGTGtttattcactttttcattcGAATATTTGAACTGGCTAAGCCGCTCGGAAAAGGCAACCATGCTCCAAAGAAGAATGTTTGCAATAAAAACTGGAAGAGTGATCCTGTTCAACACAAATGAAGATACAACATAAGTTGGGATGAACCTACCCCGGATGCAACCTAAACTCCACCAACTGAACGGAACGTTTCTGATGTGATGTGTGTGGttggcaatgaaaaggaaagttggGCATTTGGCTAACTAATTGGCATCATTGTGTTGGACCAGAGATGGCTTATGGTATCATACCACCCCCCGTCAAGACTATTCTAAAGTGGGTGATTTGCACTGCCATCGGATTGTAAATCTGAGATTGCTAATCCGATATTTTTATCGTGCCTTAAGAACGCCAGTAGTACttctaacgggacactgctctttAACTATCATGTGGAACTGTCCTGTTTCTCTCACTTAAGCCGACTTAATATGTCGGCTAAGGCCCTACTTAACGAAAAGCCTACACCATTTCTGCTCCTAGGAGACAAGCGCAGGTGCGACGCTGTCTAAAGAGATTTGTCagggaatagtacaatgggttCGGATTATTTATCAGACTGTAGCTTTACACATGATGATAGGATTTCAACCACTAGTTTTTGGTCGACATCTCGGAACGGTGCGTAAAAATTTACGATGACAATTGGTGTCTTAGGATGGACTTTTAGTAAATCCAAATGAGACCACAATGATATTGCCTTCCAGAGGAATACACGCCATCAACtccccgaagaagtgaaattcaTAGGAGTTATTTTTGGCGAGAAGtttctttggagcaaacatatagaggtaaagatgaaacgagctcacAGACCCTCTGAGCTGGGCGGGAGGACTTAGCCCTTGGGTAGTAGTGTGAATATATATTTCTATCATTAGACCGATGCCATGAGCACGAAATCCGACGCAGCTCTGAACGCATTACTCATTGTGCCCTCGCATTTATTTGTTCGgagcattgcaatgagagcagctcatagactgattcgattagatctatgaggaAACAATGAACGTAGGGGACATagcgcattggaagagttactggatgaactgaatccagttttcgcaatgccttctgcttCTCGGATCTCCATAAATTTGTTTGgtcgaagatatgaagttatcttgaaacgaagagaaaactgtgacgaaccagaagaatgggtGTCAATGGATGCGTGTGAATATACTGACGTCGCTTataccgatggttcaaaaacagaacagggttctggagcaggaacctctcgaataaaaacaagaagtgggctttGCTCTTGAGACAATATACAATGGTCTCTcagactgaagtgtatgcgatcctatcGACGGCTACCTGCATGATTGAcaagcgattgaagggcagaggcatcgcaatctgtaacgatgttcaaactgcattgagggcattaagCAGTCCTTTGGtcacttcaaaaatggaatgtaggaaatgtagaaatcgattaaacTCGTTTTCTAGATCCAATGCGATGGAACTATTCTGGGTacttggtcattgtggtgtagaggaaaatgaaatctcggatgctttagcaaaagaaggttcaatttccccatacccgaaccggaaccagcaattaggGAGTcagcagcattggctaatgctgttaCCAAAAACTAGAAACACGGTTTCCATAATTGCAGGTCGCAgagtctaaatgctgctagactcCCCGcatttttcctgtcagaaccaaatgaACATACGGCAAATTGTATCCTGTCGAAAGGCAGGAAGACTTGCGAAAGTATTTTGGGCAttttgacaggccataattcattagttGGACATGTGTTCAGAGTAGCAATTcgccaagatgatacgtgttcctcctataatgaggaagcggaacattttctatgagaGTGTCacgcctatggatgcatcaagCGTCACATATTTGGTACTTATGTACAACAACTGCagcaggtagcatcacatccactatcggaaattctgcgatacataaGCGAATCCGAGATATTTCATTAGACGCGGGAATCGAGTAAATGGATCACTAAGGTCTGAaagctcagaggctttgcttctcccccacctcaaacatacACATACATACGGTACGTCAGCGAAGAATATACAAAGAGTGGCCACCAGGACCCAAACAATACTGCGTACAAGAATGAATTAATCCCGCGAAAACATCTCAAAGATGGGCAGCCGATTGACATGGAGATTTTCAGAGAAATTTTCCAGCAAAACACAGCGCTCGAAGTAAAAGACAATAAAGCCTTACAGATCGGGGATAAGTTACGACGAGTATGTGATTCCTCCACGTCAAGTTATattgtatcccagaagcgaattccgaacttttggtggaactctAAAGTCGAAGAATTCCGCAAAGCCTGCCTTGGATCTGAATACGAGCAGCTACATGAAAAATAGTAAAAAGTGAGCATTTTAAGCGAGTGCGTAAGAAGGGAGCAAATGAAATAGTTACGAATCTTTCTCCACGAAGTGTGAATACCTCTAACCTCTCCACTGACGAGATAGACGTCGTCGAAGTTCCTTTGGTAAGTGAAAGGGAGGTCCTAGAAGCTATGAAAAAATAGTTGGGAATAAACTGCTAGGCTTGGCTTTCGAAAGGAGGGGCCTCCGACTGATGCGGTTAGCCTGGGCACAGCTAGCCCTAGGGGCTAACAGAGGATAAATGCTGTGCTGCGATCACACTCGATGTAAGAATGCCATCAATTTTccgaaatggagcaaaatacttAAGTgcctaatcaacttaggtgcCTCGAAGTACCAGACATATACTGTTGCTGACTTTTAAATCGATAGGCCTCTGTGCTGTCAATCAGATGGAGGAATGAAATGGTATCGAACGACATGTATAATCCCACATGGGTCCGTTCTAAGCCCAATCTTTTGGATTATTACCTATAATGGCGTACTGACGCTAGACCTCcatactggtgtggcctccattggtttcgcgcgCGACATTAGAGTGGCGGTTGCTACACGctttctcgaggaagccgaccTTTAGCGAATGAAGCAGTTTATGACATTAAATCGTGGTTGGAGAATGCTGGCCTATTGCTTGCAAAACATAAGAcgaaagtagtacttattacccaagcggagaaagtgcacgtccatgaaaatcaaagttggaaaACAAACAATGCATTTCAAACTTACGTTCGCTGATTGACCAGAGGCAGAATTTCAAATAAGATGTGGATTATGCGCCAATGAAGGCATAAAATACTGGAGCATTGGTTgtaagaatgctaccaaatacagGTAGCCCAAGGTCGAGGCCAGTTCGACCCTATTATATGCGCCCTAGTACATCCCAGTATCTGGATAGCTGAAttgttagagcgcaaggctatcaaACGGAAAgtaacggttcaaatctcactggtgacagtggaatttgtatcgtgatttgacgtcggataccaatcgactcagttgtgaatgagtacctgagtcaaatcagggtaataatctcgggcgaacgcaatatagaccacattgcctcctacagtctactgtagtgtcccgttacggtcttgaatgaagtgctctaacacagt
The DNA window shown above is from Hermetia illucens chromosome 5, iHerIll2.2.curated.20191125, whole genome shotgun sequence and carries:
- the LOC119658345 gene encoding uncharacterized protein LOC119658345 isoform X1 — protein: MNPDGEKIVENMTITSNVEEEVMTPLSERANDSDNVSPMLPKNRCRTILQPIYQMKCRTCILMGLFILLCGAVVTLVYIYMPSSPTSAHNDYCSFQPYESITEDSKNSSITVAWSGLIRSAKNSIDVLFWEREGEKIVKEMLNNETQRGVSTRTVTSGSNGADHVVLVIVDGSHLYFGGLGVQGSNLGLLARNCPLLAEDALKIFNVFYEVKMANTQTPLAFHVNGKNDSNRFVSMTTLNSSQTNNLDPVLRTISQAKRFIHISTFTKPNSLYWRRIDFALEKTGSESNVSLQWLLPWRDYFQRVENDGRLQNASSSNIQKRWITYHKASPCCADNLNYIVTDNMVYIGTSIDYLGNTVDMGFILGDTVIRKEFESIFQRCWESRFVLE
- the LOC119658345 gene encoding uncharacterized protein LOC119658345 isoform X2; translated protein: MNPDGEKIVENMTITSNVEEEVMTPLSERANDSDNVPMLPKNRCRTILQPIYQMKCRTCILMGLFILLCGAVVTLVYIYMPSSPTSAHNDYCSFQPYESITEDSKNSSITVAWSGLIRSAKNSIDVLFWEREGEKIVKEMLNNETQRGVSTRTVTSGSNGADHVVLVIVDGSHLYFGGLGVQGSNLGLLARNCPLLAEDALKIFNVFYEVKMANTQTPLAFHVNGKNDSNRFVSMTTLNSSQTNNLDPVLRTISQAKRFIHISTFTKPNSLYWRRIDFALEKTGSESNVSLQWLLPWRDYFQRVENDGRLQNASSSNIQKRWITYHKASPCCADNLNYIVTDNMVYIGTSIDYLGNTVDMGFILGDTVIRKEFESIFQRCWESRFVLE